In the Zingiber officinale cultivar Zhangliang chromosome 5A, Zo_v1.1, whole genome shotgun sequence genome, AAAGCCTAATCATCCGATCAAAATGGCCTGCTTAGTTACAACCGTCGGATCGGAGGGAATGAATTATCATCGGTTCGTATGAAAAGACATGCATCAACTATCGCACCAGAGAAAAGGGAGTTGGTGGAACATGTTGTGCTTGCCCATAAAACTGCATTTATGATGGACAAGATAACCAAATGATTTCACTAGTGCACTCTCACTCGTATATCACCTGCGCCTTACCTTGCATATCAAGCACCtgacatgtatttttttttttagaaagatAATGTTAACTGCAACATTGAGAGGCGATAAACAAAGTTGGCAGTCGATTGGGTGATCGAACGGTAGTAAGATTCGGGTTTAGTCAGTTGGTCATGAACCTCtttcgattagacttgaaggggagacttatGATATAACGCGTGATAAGTGGCCCCAAAGGTAATATGAGGTCAATAGTCAAAATGATGTGATAGTCAAACCCAAAATGATGTGACAGTCAAAGTTAGGGTGCGCACACCCAGACGGACCATTCACCTCCAAGGCTCAGCTCCCCATACTCATGGGTATGTCTTCCAGCAAAAACCCGACCGACCCCAGAGTCGATCGGACTTCGGGAGCTTAGCTCCCCACTattcatgggcatgactcccagtAAACACCCGATTGCCCCCAAAGTAGGTCGAAGCTCCGGGGCTCATCTCCCCACTACTCATAGGTATGACTCCCAACAAGCACCCAACCGACCCCAGAGCTGGGTGGACCTATAGAACTCAGCTCTCCActactcatgggcatgactcccagcaTACACCAGGTCGGGCCAAGATCGGACTTCCGGGACTCATTTCCCCACTCTCCACATGGGCACGACTCCCAACCTAAATTCGGTCGACTCTAAGTCGATCAGATTCCCTCTAGGAGATAGTATTGTCAAAGAATTGTAACTACATGTCAGAGAATGATAGCTACTCACTAGGGAATATTTCACTATTATGACATATACATGCAACAGAACCTAGAAGCTTAAGAGAGGGTTGTAATACATCGTCTATTACCTAACATATTCTAACATTAGACATCTCCGACGCATCATTATTACAGAGGTTAtgagagtcagtataaaaatggGTCCTCTCTGTTGGCCAAGTACGCGCACACATGCACACGCATCTACAATTTCTCGATTTTGCTATAATTCTGACTTAAGCGACGAAGTACCAGTGCCAGAGACCCCTCCCTGATTCTCGTTCTAATGCCCCAATTTGCTCTCTTTGTGGAGTGCGcaaatttataatttctaactCTAGATCTTTTCTCCATCAACATTCCCACTTActcacctatatatatatatatatatatatatatatatatacacacacttaAATGGAGCCTTAATGCAgtctaattaattcaatattcTTCCGGgccaaatattttataaaatatgatatcatgGTAGAATATTTAAATTGTCATCTAAATATTCATAATTTGATCTCAATTATGACGTATTTGTAAgaatattttttctaaatagaatttacaataaAAAAATACTGAACTTCTGGATTGGCCACAGTacacgcttcccgatttatcttattggtcaatgaaaaatttttataagaatgAACCTGTcatcttataaaaaattaataagacTAACTAGGCTCATCAATAGTTTTTTTTACAGGATCAATGTTATAAACAAGCAAAGTAATCTGTAATCATAGAGGACAGATTCTGTAAGTTAAATACAATTTCGGATAATGCTCCTTGGGTTCAGGGAACCAAATAATGATGGAGATTCTGCTAGCAGGAACAAACCCTGCTTCTTAGTAACATCTGAGGCTGCTATAAGAGGGAATTTGGTTGAACTGAAAATGAAATAAACTACAAAACTGTTAGTTGTGATCAGCTATTCTTCCTTCCTTTCGCCCGAATGGCCGCCGCCTATCGATAACTTTGGATTGAGGTTTTGCCTCATCTTCACCACCCAACTCTGGTACGGTGTCAGTTCTTGGAATGATTCTTAAAGGATGGGCTTCAGTGTTGAAAACCCACTCGTCTAATGAGACGACTGAGGGCGGGGAAAAGAGAAGGTAGAGATACTTGAGTGTCTCTGCTAGGAAGAAGCTCTGCATCATATCGTCCTTCATGCCTGTGTTAACCTGGAAACACAACAGAATATGAGTGagaactaattaaagatatgttTGGTCTGTTATTTCTTAATCCCAATCCCAATGATTAATTATGCCAAAAGTGTTGGAGTGAAAGAATAACCAGACGTTTGTTTCAAATCTCATATCATGCTAGATGAAACGGTCGAAACTTTGATATCATTCGGCACTAAAGttcaaaattttgatttgtgTCATAGTTACGGTCTTTTAACGGAAAAGGATGTTATTCCAATATTGTGTTGACACTCCAATGAAACGGTCGAAACTAGATATCATTCGGCACTAAAGttcaaaattttgatttgtgTCATAGTTACGGTCTTTAACTGAAAATGATGTTATTCCAATATTGTGTTGACACTCCAATGAAACGGTCGAAACTAGATATCATTCGGCACTAAAGttcaaaattttgatttgtgTCATAGTTACGGTCTTTAACTGAAAAGGATGTTATTCCAATATTATGTTGACACTCCAATGAATAGTGTCGATGACAGATTGAAGGTTGAAAGTAGAAGAAAATAAGCAAAGGAAAGAGACATTATATGCAAAGTGGTATTGAGTAATTTATTAGAATGATATGTTTCGATTCTTTTGTCCAACATagtataaaatttaaaacagaaATTGTCTCATTCCTATACTTCATCTCATTCCTTCTTTAGCTCCATTTATTACGGGCATTATACATCAGAACATCGACACGATATAGAAATAATATGGTTCCAGCTAAAGATTAAAATTTCGACCCATCCGTTACCCGGATGGATATTTTGAACCTTGAACCAGACAATCAAAGTTTATAGTATCAAGAAAGCCTACCAAGATTCAGGAAAAAGCAAAGGACATGCTGGTAAACACAGATaaacagtttttttttaaaaaaaaaaaaactaattatttgTTACCCACTCAATCCCATTCTCTTATCTTGAGACTCATTATTCAAGTAAATTAGAAATCTAAAGTTGCTAGactatattatatttaattaggaCAAAAGTATGAAGGACCAAGCAGGTTACACTGGAACTAAAACGTGAACGAACCATGAAGAACCAGTCTAAAATAGCAATTTGAAATAAGACAATGGCCTGAAAAGCTTACGGAGCAATGTTACCCTCAGCAAAAAGTTCCCCCATTGCAAAATCCAGGGTATTGGTTATGGAGAAATCACACGTGCACTGTCAAAGATCGTCTAGCTTATCACTCTAAAGCACACCAACGATATATCTATAAGCCTAGTGGCTTAAACTGAAAATTCTCAGACTGAATCATCTTCCAGGAAGAACCAAGACCAAATGTTCACCTTTCAACACGAAATGAGGACATATTGAAATTATGAATGCAACCTTGTTGGTGAGAAGTAATAAAAAGAAGTTGTAAATGCATAAATTGGGTATAGTATCACCCAGGTTAGCAAAGGGTGATCTTTGGTAGAATTCACTATCAATTAAGAATGGTCTCATTATTGACAAATACAATTATAAAAGACAATCCAAATCCATGTATGGTTAACAAGAACTCATTTCCTTGCTATTTCCTATATCCATTATCAAGAACTTAACACATAAATGCAAATAAATTAAAGATGATATGAGTAGACTTACGTCCTTTAGGCCCACATAACCAGAATCTATACGAGAATTCTTTTCAAATGCTAGAAATATGTTCCAACCCCATTCTTGGTATGTTTTGTTTCCGGTTAAACGCCAAAGGTACATAAGTGATTCAACAGTTTCCGGTCTCAGTATATTCCATGAGGTTCCAACACTCATGTCCTGCAATCATATGTCCGAATCATCATAAACTGAACACTAAAATACCAACTTCAGTGCAGAAGTACAATGAATTATCTGACCTGCCCCTCACGAAAGAGGTAATTTTCTCCAGCTAATTTTGTCTGGGTTACTTGGTAAAAATTATAGCAAGTCCAAGCAAGCTGCACAAATAACTTCACGGTTATTGATAAATCTAAGAAAAAAAAGAgttatttgatcaaccatgatgTAAGAGACCTTTGTGaaattaaaataagataaatatagCAGAGGATTTCAGCAAGCACCCATCATGGTAGCTAAATAAGgaagaaatattatcaaaattatataaaataaaataaacatggAAGAGAAGCAAACAACAAGTTTCCAACTTTGTTTACACAATGGTTCAATATGAAATGCTACAATTATAACCACAAATATGCAACAGGTTTTCCTCATCCATAGTAGTAGTAAAAAGGTAGATTAAAGAGGAATTTTCTAGAAGATGAGGAATTTCAACTAGAAGATTTTAGCTTTGgacaattaattaacatcttcCATTTCTTCCATCCCAATAGTGATCAAATCAATCTTTCTACCAGTTCAACTCAAGAAAATGAGATTTGGAATACGTTTTCATGCAAAGGAATAAGAGGGAAGGCAGATGCATAAAAAATTACCTCCTTTGAGAGTGATAACATCTTCTCAGCTTTTTCAGGGGCATAGCCAGAGGATCCTAAAGCTAACATGCCTGGCGCAAAGCATGCCAATTCATCCATCTGCTTAGGCCACAAACATAAACTCCACATCACCCAATTTTAGATAAAGACCAAGATGATCTCAATTTTTTCCACTTGGTTGCAGAAAAGCATACCTTGTCAGATAGAGAGTTTCCAGTTTTCTCACAGATATATGAAAAAGAAGAGGGAGTTGATTTCCGTATCAGACTAACTAACCCTTCCATTGATGTTTCCCACATTTCTCTGCAATCAAATGCTTCAAGATATTAGCAAGTTACCTTCCACCATAACTGCAAACTTATAGGTTACTGACATAATAGTGCCAATAAAAATCAATAACACAACCAACCAACCTATAATGCTTCAAACCTTCTGTTTTGTTTCCTTGTATCCACGCTTTAAGTAAATACTCATAGAAACTGCAGGTAAATAATTCTTAAAATCAATCATTCTAGAGAAGAGACAGAAAAAACAGATAGAAGGTATTAGAAACAAATATAGATAAACAATTAAAAGATGTATCTGACAAAAATTGTTTACCTGTCACCCATAGCACCAAATGTAATAGTTGAATAAGGTTTTGCTACCCCTGAATGTGGATTTATGTATATTGGAAGTAAACCATCACTAGGATATGTTTTCTGCAGTTGCCTGATGACCTTCTCTACCTGGCAAATTGAAAAGCAAGGTTTGTCAGGGAGGTCCTTGAAACTAATATTTATTTCAAGTATCTTATACACAACATGAAATAATAAGCTAGCTCAATGATTAGTCTATAATCTCAAGGGCATACCATTGTGTTGCAAGCACAGAGAAGAACAAATTCATAATAAGTTATTTCCATATTATGCAACCTAATGGAACAATTATGAGCATCTATTTAACTTAACTCTATGCTAATTACAGAGATCttgtaaaacataaaaaaatctcACTTCTTAGTTGatttgcaccagaatcaaacaaaGAAAAATACAACAACAAAAGAATCTATttgcattatatatatattagatcATTTGTCAGCAGATCAGTATCATAAACCTGTTTCCATAATGCCTGTAAGTAGAAAATTGTCTAAATGACCTATAAGATGAAGCTGACAATCAAGAGAGTAGTGTAAAGTCCTCACTGAAACATACAAAAGTGATATCCACTCTATAGTGTCTTTGGCAACCAAATTATACTAAGTATAATGAGATGGAATTTATTGACAATACCTTTTGCTGGTATTTCAGATCTCCTGTTCTTTGGGACAAGGCTATAAATTCAAGCTGTTCAGTGCCAGAATCTGCCAGAATACTTTCTCCCTGCAAAGAAAtggtcaaagaaaaaaaaagttgaaaaataGTGTAAATGCACAAATAAGAAAAGGGGAAAAGTTAAAATTAAGAATTGTCAAGCAAGAATATCCTGCAATACAACAAAAAGATAAAAAGAAACACTTATAAAGTCCAATTGAAAATCTCGACGCATGAAAATACAATAAAGGTATTCCCCGAATATGATACTTAGTTGTTGATGAGTTCTTGACCATAAATGTGTTTCAAACTTCTTTACTTGaagatcaacaacaacaacaacaacaacaacaacaagcaagcATTATCCTACTAGGtgaggtcggctatatggatcattCTAGGCTATTGAGATCCATCCCCAActatattatcatttatatttaaataaattttattgtattttattgttactaaccaaaTCTTTTTTAGACTTCCTcgtttgatttgcatatttatcatagtttcacatcgtctaacgaGAACattaccatcttaaacgtgtcttcaATAGGTATAATTCCGACTTTatctctaatattttcatttcttattttgtccatcctgtATATCCGCACATTCATAACATCAtcatctctgtaactctcatcttctgctcatgtgctcgagtcacaGCCCGACAGTCAGTTCCATATAACATATCAGGTCTAACCAttattttgtaaaactttcttttaaatcttaGAGAAACTTTATAATCACACCTAACGCTTTTCTCAATTTCAACCATCCTATTTGTATtttatataagacatctctcaatccttccatccttttgcaaaaataattttaaatacttaaaactctcgaTTAAACACAATTCatcatctcttatcttaacaattatctcattacatctaatattgttaaacttaaatttcatatattgtgTTTTTACTCTACCAAGtctaaaacctttcacttctaaCATTTCACATCAAGATTcgagtttagcatttacttcttCATGTGTCCCATCTACTAAAACAATATCTGCAAACAACATACGATCAAATGAATTCatccatgattagtgtaaaaaaataGGGACTTAAAAGTTGATCCTTgatataaccctatctttatgAAAATGCTTCGGTTAATCTACCTGAAGTCTTCACTCTTGACTCTTGTCATTACATTCCATACATATTCTTAAGTAGTTCAATATATGctatgatcctgtccaaaatcGAGGAAGATGGTGCGCTGGTTACGGGGCATTTATGTTGACCGTGAGAAGACTTCAAGCAACAGAGACCTGGCACCACTATCAGACCTGCATACCATAAAGAAGAACTAGAGGCAAAAAAATGTCAGTCACGGGGCCAGGGAGGGTCCTAGGCGTTGgcaacgctcaagttaggcgactGGTGGTGGAGAAGATGAACAATAACGAAGAAGAAATGAACTTTGATAGCGAAGCTTCACGTACCTACGCTTGTAGGTGGAGATCCCCTTATATATTATTACTTTTCCTCTCTACATGAATCTCAATGCATTACCAAAATAGAACCAACCATTACGGCCTTCTGACACCTTTCCTAGAATATGCCCGTAATTCATAGGCTTTGCAGGGTAGAAGCTTCATGTGTACAGCCGGCAAGGGGAATATTCTTCTAATTCCCTGACAACAGTTACACAAGATGTCAAAAAAGAATATTGGGTCGTTGAGCTGATGGGCCCCCACTATGCTTTGATGATAGGCCAACCGAATCCTCTCCAAAGTTCGATCGGACTATGTACTTGGACGAGATTGGGTCGATTGAGTGTTGACTATTCTGAGGACTTAGCCTCCTTAAGGACTCGGTGCTCGTTCGAGCAAGTAGCCCAAGCCGGGCAGACTTGATAATCCATTCGGACAAGATGTGTAATTGAACAGATGGTTTGGCCGAGCCGTATAATTGTGCTGCTCGGATCTGAATTGAACTAGGTCGTAACTTGGGATTCTGTCAAGCTGAGTGAACTTGGCAATCTAATCGGACAAGCTGTCTAATCGGCTAGATGGTTTGCCTGAGCCATACAATTGTGTCGCTCGGATCTGAGCTGAACTAGGTCGCAACTCGGGATTCAGTCGAGCCAAGCGAACTTGGCGGTCCATTCGGACAAGATGTCCGATCGATTGGATGGTCTGAGCGAGCCGTACAATTGTGCAATTCTGTCGAGCCGGGCGAACTTGGGGATCCGATCGGATAAGATATCCGATTAGCTGGATGGTTTAGTCGAGCCATACGATTGTTGACCCCTCCTTGACTTGACCGCTACATCAGCTAGCTTTATTGACTTCGCCTCCAACTTCAAGGGCCCAACCTTATTCATCGTATCACAAACCTCCccttcaagtatagtcgaaggagactATAAGATCGACTAACTAGATACTTGTGTATTTTTGTGTTTCTCATTTCCCAATCAGACTCGGTAGATTAGCATGAGAGTCTGGGATATAGGCGCGTGAGCAACCACGCTTATAACTCAGCCAATCAGCACGAGAGTGGACATAGGTGCATGAGCAAGCACGCTTATAATTCGGTCAATTGGCACGAAAGTCTGGGACATATGTGCGTGAGTAAGCATGTTTATAAGTCGGTCGATCgacacgagagtctaggacataggcGCGTGAGCAAGCACGCTTATAACTAGATTAATcagcacgagagtctgggacataggcgCATGAGTAAgcacacttataacttggtcgatcggcacgagagtctaggacataggTGTGTATGCAAGCgccttataactcggccgattgGCACGAGAGTCTCGAACATATGTGCATGAGTAAgcatgcttataactcggtcgatcggCATGAGTCTAGGGCATAGGTGCGTGAGCAAGCAAGCTTATAACCCTGTCAATCAGCACGAGTCTGGGATAAAGGCACGTGAGCAAgcacacttataacttggtcgatcgACACGAGAGTCTGAGACATAGGCGCATGAGCATGCACGCTTGTAACTCGACCGATCGGCACGAGAATCTAGGATATAAGCGCGTGAACAAGCACACTTATAACTCTATCAAtcggcacgagagtctgggatataAGCGCGTGAGCAAgaacgcttataactcggtcgattggcacaagagtctgggacataggcgCGTGAGCAAgcacgcttataacttggtcgattgGCAAGAGAGTTTAGGACATAGGCATGTGAGCAAACACGCTTATAACTCTGCCAATTGGCACGAGATTCTAGGATATAGACGCATGAGCAAATACACTTATAACTATATAGGCGCGTGAGCATGCATGGTTATAACTCGCTCGATCATCATGAGAGTCTTAGACATATGCACATGAGCAAGcatacttataactcggtcgatcaaCACGAGAGTTTGGGATATAGGCGCGTGAGCAAGCATGCTTATAACTTCGTCGATCAtcatgagagtctaggacattGGCGCATGAGTAAGCACAGTTATAACTCGATCAATCAGCACGAGAGTTTGGAAATTGGGCTTCTTGAGTTGAGCTTACCTGCGTTCATTAAGCATAAATATTTAACAAGATACATTAACTAATCATAGGTATATTCTCAAGCAGGATAACACTTGATTTATGCTCTATAGCCAATCCAAATTCCTTCCTTTCACATTCTGAA is a window encoding:
- the LOC121980603 gene encoding mannosyl-oligosaccharide 1,2-alpha-mannosidase MNS1-like, yielding MVRRSFASGLWRYLHPAYYLKRPKRLAFLFIVFVVATFAIWDRQSLIREHEAEIVKIQEELNRLQDQLRKSSVLDEMSENVKFIREVEMDPVNYERREKVKKAMLHAWNSYVEYAWGQDELQPQSKNGVNSFGGLGATLVDSLDTLYIMGLKDEFQKAREWIATSLDFNKDYVASVFETTIRVVGGLLSAYDMSGDKLFLDKAKDIADRLLPAWDSPTGIPYNRINLAHGNPHNHGWTGGESILADSGTEQLEFIALSQRTGDLKYQQKVEKVIRQLQKTYPSDGLLPIYINPHSGVAKPYSTITFGAMGDSFYEYLLKAWIQGNKTEGLKHYREMWETSMEGLVSLIRKSTPSSFSYICEKTGNSLSDKMDELACFAPGMLALGSSGYAPEKAEKMLSLSKELAWTCYNFYQVTQTKLAGENYLFREGQDMSVGTSWNILRPETVESLMYLWRLTGNKTYQEWGWNIFLAFEKNSRIDSGYVGLKDVNTGMKDDMMQSFFLAETLKYLYLLFSPPSVVSLDEWVFNTEAHPLRIIPRTDTVPELGGEDEAKPQSKVIDRRRPFGRKEGRIADHN